The following are encoded together in the Streptomyces tsukubensis genome:
- a CDS encoding ferredoxin has product MQITVDAEKCCGAGQCVLVAPEVFDQRDEDGVVVVLDATPPADQHALVEEAAQVCPAAVITLS; this is encoded by the coding sequence GTGCAGATCACCGTGGACGCAGAGAAGTGCTGTGGAGCGGGCCAGTGCGTGCTCGTGGCCCCTGAGGTGTTCGACCAGCGCGACGAGGACGGCGTCGTCGTGGTGCTCGACGCGACGCCCCCGGCCGACCAGCACGCGCTGGTCGAGGAGGCCGCACAGGTCTGCCCCGCTGCGGTGATCACGCTCTCCTGA
- a CDS encoding MarR family winged helix-turn-helix transcriptional regulator, which yields MSHPAPSDRTPLDELQASLASLAYLMSGSRTHTRLRSEADVTVDRAALSLLRELAGASAPLRMGELAGLLHVKAPHVTREINRLEARGLVETDRDPGDQRVRRATVTENGREAVARAGATNRQWLAGAVDGFSPEELRTTAAVITRIVGTYRAYD from the coding sequence GTGTCTCACCCCGCCCCCTCCGACCGGACGCCCCTGGACGAGCTCCAGGCGTCGCTCGCCTCCCTCGCCTATTTGATGAGCGGCAGCCGAACCCATACGCGCCTGCGCTCCGAGGCGGATGTCACCGTCGACCGGGCCGCGCTGTCCCTGCTGCGTGAGCTGGCGGGCGCCTCCGCGCCCCTCCGTATGGGGGAACTCGCCGGGCTGCTGCACGTCAAAGCCCCCCACGTCACCAGGGAGATCAACCGGCTGGAGGCGCGGGGCCTCGTCGAGACCGACCGCGACCCCGGCGACCAGCGGGTGCGCCGTGCGACGGTCACCGAAAATGGCCGAGAAGCCGTGGCTCGGGCCGGCGCCACCAACAGGCAGTGGCTGGCCGGGGCGGTCGACGGTTTCTCACCCGAGGAGCTGCGCACCACGGCGGCCGTCATCACGCGCATCGTCGGCACCTATCGGGCGTACGACTGA